CCCGGCGCGTCAACCCTTAATATCTCGACGTGCCGGGTGAATCCGGTTAGGGCATGAAAGCTACTCGTCAGCTACGACGGTCAGAGGTCGAATGATGCGACGCGACGCATTTCGTCTGTGACTTTGATGTTGCCTCTTCCTTCACGATCCCGTTTGAGGATCAGCTTTGCGATGGCGATTTGACCGCTAGGGGGTCGAGTTTCCTCGGCTTTTTGCTCGAGTCTCGGACGGTTACTCACAGTCATCGCTACTCCTTTCGCTGGTTTCATCGTAGTGGGCGAACCCGGTCATAAGAACCGCGTCGATAAGCACATTCTGATTTGGTGTAAGAAATGGAAGGTCCTCGATAGCCGCGAGGACGATTAGTACCGGTAAGAACGGCGGTCTCATTGCCGGACGTGCTTAACTCAACAGCCCACCTCAGATCGTCGTGCCATTCTTTGATTCGGTCTTGTCTTTGGACGTTCGAGACGGTTAAAGAGACACCCGTCCATGCGATGCCACCGGTTCCCTCCCCGGACCGGCCCACTACTATGAACCCCATGCAACGCGTGCTTTCCGGAATCCAGCCCACTGCCGACTCCTACCACCTGGGGAACTACCTTGGGGCCCTGAAGCAATGGATCGGCCTGCAGGACGGCTACGACGCCTTCTACTTCATCCCGGACCTGCACGCGATTACCGTGGACCAGGACCCGGAAGAACTGAGAAACCGCACGCTCGCCGGCTGCGCGCAGCTGATCGCGCTGGGCATCGACCCGGAGCGCTCCACCTTGTTCGTGCAGTCGCACGTGCCGGAGCACGCCGAGTTGACCTGGGTGCTGCAGTGCCTGACCGGCTTCGGCGAGGCCAGCCGCATGACGCAGTTCAAGGACAAGTCCGCCAAGCAGGGCCAGGACCGAACCTCGGTAGGACTGTTTACCTACCCGGTGCTCATGGCGGCTGACATCTTGCTGTATTCCCCGCAGGTCGTGCCGGTGGGCGAGGACCAGCGCCAGCACCTGGAGCTGACCCGCACGCTGGCGGAGCGGTTCAACTCCCGCTACGGCACAACGTTCACGGTGCCGGAGGGGATGATCGTCGAAGGCGCGGCGAAGATCTACGACCTGCAGGAGCCGACGTCGAAGATGTCCAAGTCCGGCGCGAACCCGAAGGGCATCGTGAATCTTCTCGACGCACCGAAGACCTCCGCGAAGCGCATCCGCTCCGCCGTCACCGACAACGACGGTGTAATCGCGTACGACAAGGAAAACAAGCCGGGCGTGTCCAACCTGCTGGTCATCCAGTCGGCGCTGACGGGCAAGCCTATCGACGACCTCGTCACCGGCTACGAGGGCCAGGGCTACGGCGCGCTCAAGGTGGACACCGCCGAAGCGCTTGAGGCGTTTACCACCCCGCTGCGCGCGCGTTACGACGAACTCATGTCGGACCGCGCCGAACTTGAAACCATCCTCGCGCGCGGTGCTGAGCGCGCCCGCGAGGTGGCAGCCCCGCTGCTGGGTGAGGTGTATGAGAAGGTGGGCTTCTTGGCGCCGAAGCGCTAGGGGCTCGCGGGGGCCGGGGTCCGCTTCCGGCGTAGCCTCAGCGCTTCGCTCGTGCGGCCCGCAGGCCGTTCAAGATCACGATGACTTCAGCGACCTCGTGAACCAACACGACCGCGGCCAGGCCCAGCACGCCGCTGATCGCAAGCGGCATCAACACGATGATGATGGCCAGGGACAGCACGATGTTCTGGTTGATGATCCTGCTGCCTCGGCGGGCGTGTTGCAGCGCCTGCGGGATCAGCCGGAGGTCGTGGCCGGTGAAGGCGACGTCAGCGGACTCGATCGCGGCGTCAGAGCCAGTCGCTCCCATCGCTATGCCCACTGTCGCGCCCGCCAGTGCCGGCGCGTCGTTGATGCCGTCGCCAATCATCGCCGTCGGCCTCGTGGAGGAGAGTTCGGCGACGATGCTTGCCTTGTCCTCCGGGCGCAGCTCGGCGCGCACGTCGTCGATTCCGGCGATTTCAGCAAGCGCCCGGGCGGTGCGGGTGTTGTCGCCGGTGAGCATGCTC
Above is a genomic segment from Corynebacterium lujinxingii containing:
- the trpS gene encoding tryptophan--tRNA ligase — its product is MNPMQRVLSGIQPTADSYHLGNYLGALKQWIGLQDGYDAFYFIPDLHAITVDQDPEELRNRTLAGCAQLIALGIDPERSTLFVQSHVPEHAELTWVLQCLTGFGEASRMTQFKDKSAKQGQDRTSVGLFTYPVLMAADILLYSPQVVPVGEDQRQHLELTRTLAERFNSRYGTTFTVPEGMIVEGAAKIYDLQEPTSKMSKSGANPKGIVNLLDAPKTSAKRIRSAVTDNDGVIAYDKENKPGVSNLLVIQSALTGKPIDDLVTGYEGQGYGALKVDTAEALEAFTTPLRARYDELMSDRAELETILARGAERAREVAAPLLGEVYEKVGFLAPKR